The window CTTCACGACCGATCAGGCCCACGGCTTCGCGCAGCGGCAAACCGATCTCGCCGATGTCGATAGCGGCTTCGGCCATTTCCTTGAAGGCTGGCCAAAGGGAAAGTGCAGAAGCGTGCATCAGCCCCAAGTGCAAATCGGTATGGGCGCCATTTCCGCGACGGTCGACCAGCGCTGGTTTCGGCGACAAGTCCGCTTCGTCGATCAGCGCGTCCACCGCCATATCCGCCAACCGTTCGGCCAGGCTCAGGGTTTTCGGTTGCAGGTTGAATGCGTGCATTACCAGCTCCTGAATTTGGCAGGCGGGTTGTAGAGGCCACCGGACCACTCGACCAGATCGGCCACGCTTTTGGCGGCGAGCAGTTCGCGGGTGGCGTCGGTGCGGCGGATGCCGAGGTCTTCCGGCAAGGCGATCAGGCCTTCACGGCGCATGCGTGCGGTGTCTTTCGGGTTGTGGCGCAGGCCGATGGCGGTCACGCCTGCAACTGCAGCGATCATTGCCTGCCGCTCTTCCAGCGAGCGCGCCTTGTACAGATAGGCAATGCCTTCTTCGGTCAGCAGGTGGGTGACGTCGTCGCCGTAGACCATGATCGGCGCCAGCGGCATGCCGCTTTTTTTCGCCACTTCGATGGCATCGAGGGTTTCGACGAAGGTCGGTTTGCCGCCTTCCTGGAAGGTCTCGACCATTTGCACCACAAGTTTCTTGCCGCGCTCGAGCATCGGTTCGGCGACGTCGGTGTGGCGCATGTCGAGCCAGGCCGGTGTGCCGTGGCGACGACCTCGTGGGTCATGGCCCATGTTCGGCGCCCCGCCGAAACCTGCCAGACGACCACGGGTCACGGTGGAAGAATGGCCATCGCCATCGACTTGCAGGGTGGCGCCGATGAACAGGTCCACCGCGTATTGCCCGGCCAATTGGCTGAACATTCGGTTGGAACGCAGGGAACCATCGCGCCCGGTAAAGAACACATCGGGGCGGGCGGCGATGTAGTTTTCCATGCCCAGTTCGGTGCCGAAACAATGCACGCTTTCGACCCAGCCGCTTTCAATCGCCGGGATCAGGGTCGGGTGCGGATTGAGCGTCCAGTTGCGGCAGATCTTGCCTTTGAGGCCGAGGGATTCGCCGTAGGTCGGCAGGATCAGTTCAATGGCGGCGGTGTTGAAACCGATGCCGTGATTGAGCGACTGCACGTTGTGTTTTTCGTAGATTCCGCGAATCGCCATCATCGCCATCAACACGTGCACTGGCTTGATGTGCCGTGGGTCGCGGGTAAACAGCGGTTCGATGTAGAAAGGCTTGTCGGCCACCACCACGAAATCGACCCAGGACGCCGGGATGTCTACACGCGGCAGGTCGCTTACATCGTCCACCAATTGGTTGACCTGAACGATGACGATGCCGTCGCTGAACGCCGCTGGTTCGATCAGCGCCGGGGTGTCTTCGGTGCTCGGTCCGGTGTAGATGTTGCCGGCGCGGTCGGCCATGAAACCGGCGGAGAGCACGACGTTGGGAATCAGGTCCACCACCAGCCGCGCATAGAGTTCGATGTAGGTGTGGATCGCGCCGATTTCCAGCAAACCGTCTTCAAGCAACTGACTGATGCGCAGGCTTTGAGTACCGGCAAAAGAGAAATCGAGCTTGCGGGCAATGCCGCGTTCGAACAGGTCCAGGTGCTCGGAGCGGCCGACGCTGGGCATGATCATGTGCAGATCGTGGAGCTTGCCCGGATCGGCTTTGGCCAGGGAGCGGGAAAGAAAATCCGCCTGCTTCTGGTTGTTGCCCTCCAGCACCACGCGGTCGCCAGGCAGGATCAAGGCCTCAAGCGCCGCGACGATTTTGTCGGTGGGCAACACCACACCGTCAGCCAGACTCGCCACTTGCGCCAGACGCCGCTGCTTTTCGCTGCGCCGCCGCGTCCATCGCGAGTCGGGGGAATTTGATGTTGTCATGACCACTCCACGGGTTTGCTGTCGTGGAGCTACCTTAGGAGTGTTGGGTGGAGGGCAT of the Pseudomonas sp. MAG733B genome contains:
- the mdcA gene encoding malonate decarboxylase subunit alpha, which produces MTTSNSPDSRWTRRRSEKQRRLAQVASLADGVVLPTDKIVAALEALILPGDRVVLEGNNQKQADFLSRSLAKADPGKLHDLHMIMPSVGRSEHLDLFERGIARKLDFSFAGTQSLRISQLLEDGLLEIGAIHTYIELYARLVVDLIPNVVLSAGFMADRAGNIYTGPSTEDTPALIEPAAFSDGIVIVQVNQLVDDVSDLPRVDIPASWVDFVVVADKPFYIEPLFTRDPRHIKPVHVLMAMMAIRGIYEKHNVQSLNHGIGFNTAAIELILPTYGESLGLKGKICRNWTLNPHPTLIPAIESGWVESVHCFGTELGMENYIAARPDVFFTGRDGSLRSNRMFSQLAGQYAVDLFIGATLQVDGDGHSSTVTRGRLAGFGGAPNMGHDPRGRRHGTPAWLDMRHTDVAEPMLERGKKLVVQMVETFQEGGKPTFVETLDAIEVAKKSGMPLAPIMVYGDDVTHLLTEEGIAYLYKARSLEERQAMIAAVAGVTAIGLRHNPKDTARMRREGLIALPEDLGIRRTDATRELLAAKSVADLVEWSGGLYNPPAKFRSW